The segment CGCCGACGAAACCGCTGCCGATGACGACGACGGGTCCACCCCTGTCGAGGTCTGCCCGCAGTCCGCGCGCGTCCGAGAGCGTGCGAACCACATGGATGCGCGCCGACGGCGCCCACGGCCCTCGACGTGCGTCAGCGCCGGTCGCGATGACCAGATCGTCGTAGGCGAGCGGCGTCCCATCGGCCATGTCTACCGAGCGATTCTGCAGGTCGACTCCGGTGACCTCGACGCCGAGCAGCAATTCCAGGTTCGTCTCAGCTATCTCGTCGTCGGTGATCAGCCTGATCGAGTCCGCATCGGATGCTCCGGACAGCAGAGCCTTCGACAGGGGAGGTTTGTCGTACGGGAGTTCGTCTTCGCGATCGACGATCACGATCCGGTCCGTGTATCCCTCCGATCGGAGAGCCTGTGCTGTGCGGACGCCGGCGACGGAGGCGCCGACGATGACGACGGTCACCCGTCCACGACCTTCAGCGCGGAGACGGGGCAACTGCGTGCGGCTTCCTCGACGCGCGCTCGATCGTTCTCCGGCACTTCGATCTTCAGCAGCACGACTTTGCCGTCGTCGTCGATGTCGAAGACGTCGTCGGCTGCGACGACGCAGTTTGCATAGCCTTGGCAGGCATTGAGGTCGGCGATGATCTTGGCCATGGCACGTTCCTTCTAGTACTGAATTGAAATTGCGGAGATTCGGTCAGCGCTTGACTGCGATACCGCCGTCGGGGTGAACGACGTCTCCGGTGATCCCTCGGGATCGGTCAGAAGCGAGGAACACGTAGCTCCACGCGTGGTCGGAACCGTCGAGTGCCACCGCGAGCGGCACCCTCGCCTGCAGTTCCTTCTCTCGCCCGGGTGTGGATCCGAGGCTGCGGTCGTGCAGTCCCAGACTGCTCAGTCCGCGCAGGTCGGTGTTCAGGGTCCCTCCTGGCGCCACGCCGTTCACTCGGATGTCGGGCGCGAGTTCGTAGGCGAGCGAGGTCACGATCCCGCGGACTGCGAACTTCGAACCGACATAGAGGACACCCCCGCGCCCGGGGTAGTAGGCCGACGTCGACTCAGTCAACAGAATCGACGCGTTGTCAGCCTCGCGCAGCGCCGGCAGAGCGGCCTTCACCGAGTGCAGTTGCGACTTCACGTTGACCGCGAAGATCTCGTCGAAGGCTTCGTCGAGGACCTCCGAGTCCAGCTCACTGAGCCCTCGGTAGTAGTCGAAGATCCCGACACAGTTCACCAGCAGATCAAGGCCGCCGAATGCGTCCACAGTGGCCGCGACCGCTGCTTCGTTGGCCTCGCGCGTCGTGGCGTCTCCACAGGTGACCGGGACGTTCGGCAGCGCATCGCGCACGGCCTGGCACTTCGCTTCGTCCTTCTCCAGGATGGCCACGGAAGCCCCCTCCGAGAGGAAGGCATCGACGACTGCCCGCCCGATTCCCGATCCGGCTCCGACCACCAGTGCGCGTCGCCCTTGCAGCCAGCCGGTCACTGCTCGTCCTCATCCGAAATCAACGGACCGAACGGATGGCCGACGAGGGCCGAAAGAGTTGCCGCATTCTGCCAGGTCAGCGACTCCAGTTCGAGCGGGTCCAACGTGATCCACTGTCCAGACTTCGGCGAATCGATCAGCAATCTGGCCCCATTGCGCGTCTCCACCCGGATGACGCGGGTCTCAGCGAACTCATTGGCGATGACGATGGGCTCGCCCGTCGCTTGCGCGAGCAGGCTCTCTCGTTCGCGCAACGCGTCCGCCGCCGCCTGCCGATCTTCTGCACTGCCTTCCCATTCGAGATTCGCCATCAGTGCCTCACAGGAAGATCGCCAGGTTCTGCATGCGCAGAACCGACTCATCGACGGCGATGTGCCTACGAGCCAGAAGCCAACGCCCATCGACACGGCGAAGCAGGTCCTCGCGGCCCGCGGAGACGAATGCGGCCTCACGGACGTCGCCGCGGCTGCGGAACAGCAGCATCGCGGAGTCGACGACCAACTCGTCCTCGTTCTCGGTGGCGAAGGTCCGCACGTTTCCGAGGTGGTGCCTGAGTCGGGACGGCGGATCTTCGGTCCAGGCGTGCTCGGTCGCAAACCGCGCGATGCGGCGGCTCAGCGAGTACTTGTTCTCGTCGAAGTGAGCCATGCCGGGCGCCGTGTCGTAGCCGGATCCGAGCGCCGTGGTGACCTTCACCGGCATGTAGTAGTGGATGTCGTCGGTCAGGACACCGAGCCAATCCGTGTAACGCTGCTCGTCGAGCATGTAGGTCTCGTCGACCAGCCAGCGATGGGCTTGCAGGTGACGGGCATCGTCGAACGGCAACGTCGCACCGGCGCGCACCGTCGTGGATGCGTAGCCGCCGAGTTGTGAACGACCGCCGTCGATCGGGTAGTAGGTGGTCATCGGCTCACAGCCTCCTGATTCGATGTCGGTTCGGTGGTCGCGTCCCCGCAGGGCGAATCGCAGGTGGTCCCCCCGACGTTGCCGCGGACTAGGCCGCCTATCGACACGGCGTCGACCTCGTTCGGCTCGCGTTCGAGGTAGTCGACCCACCGTTCCAGCAGATGCCGCTGGTTGTATTCGCCGTAGCCCACATGTGCTTCACCGGGACCGGCGAACTCGTCCGGCCCGAGGGCGGGAACCACCGGTGAGCCGTCTATCTTCATGCCCATCCGACTGTTCAGGTGGAGGCGCCGCGCCATCGATCCGGCCGCAGTGTTGGTCAGCGACACCCAGTTCTCGACGTCGTCCTGCTCGAACATTCCGGTGCTGCCGAAGCACATCAGGTAGGCCTTGTACGACAGCGCCTTGAACTCCTCCGGAGCGTCCTTGTCGACGACGAACCAGGAGAGGACTTCGGTCTCGTTCTCGCTGATCGGCTGCCACTGGCGAAGAGTCAGGAAGGGCAGGACCTCGTCGCTGTGCTCCTCCACTTTCGGCCAGTTGTGGACCAGGCTGATGTTCGGGAAGATCGACGCCGCCGAGACCATGAATCCGTTCTCGCCGATCACCTTGAGCTGCTCCGGCGACCAGGTCTCCTTCATGCGTTCGATCATCTCGTCGGGGTAACCGACGTAACGCATGCTGTCCTCGAAGCTGCCGGGGGGCAGCTTGTACGTGGTGCCGCCACCGTTGCCGGCCCAGTACGTGTTGCCGTCCTTACGCTTCTCCGCCTTCGGTTCACGGAAGAGCCCGATCTCCACGACGCTCGTGTGTGTCTGAGGCGTGTGGTACATGTCGCCCGCAAAGTTCTCGGCGCCGATCTTCCAGTTGGCCTTGATCCTCCACCGCTGAGGACCGCGCATCTCCAGGCCGCCCTTGCTCTGCTTGGTGTAGTAGTCCAAGTAGAAGGCGAAATCGCCGAGGTAGTCCTTCAACGACTCCGCGTTCGGATCGAGGCTGATGAAGATGAGTCCGTTGTAGCTGTCGATCGACGGTGCAGGCAGCAGCGTCTGCCCCTTCTTTGCGAAGCCCTCCTCGCCGCCGTACGCCTCCTGGTGAAACGGAAGACCGATGATGCGACCGTCGTTGCGGTACGACCAGCCGTGGTACGGGCATCGGAAGTGCGAGGCGTTGCCCATCTCTGCACGGCAGACCTGCATGCCGCGATGCAGGCACATGTTGAACATGGCGCGCACTTCGCCCTTGCTGTCCCTACTGACGATGAACGAGTCGTCCAGGACACGACGGACCACGTAGTCGCCGACGTCCGGGATCTCCGATTCGTGTGCAACGAACTGCCAGGAACGACTGAACAATCGTCCCTTCTCCAGCTCGAAGATCTCCTTGTCGTTGTAGATGTGCGCGGGGATCATCCCTGCACGCACAGCTTCGAACGTGGCGGAGTGGTCAGTCATACTTCCTCCATCAGTCTCTGATTTACAGATATGCATTCTGCCTGACAGAGATTCGTGATGCAAGCGTTCTTGTTCACCCGGTGCGACCCACACCACATTCAGGCGCGTCGACCTGCGCAGACGCGGCCCGCAGCGATGCAAAAAGGGCCGTCGACAGCTTCCGTCGACGGCCCTTGTTTCTGCTCTTCAGAGCAAGCTAGTCCTTCCGGCCACCCGCCAGGATCACCAGCGCACCGCCGAGCAGCGACATGTTCTTGACGAACTGCACCTGCTGCATCTTGCGCTGCATCGGGTCGTCGATCTCCCAGAAGCCGTGGCCGGCGAATGTGGTCGGGACCAGCGACGCGGCGATGAGGCCGGCACCCGTACGGGCGCCGAGACCGGTCGCGACCATCGCACCGCCGACGACCATCGCGGCACCGTTGGCGCGGACGATGGTGTCGTTGTCGAGCGGCACCGGCACCACACTGCGGACCTGGTCGAGCAGCGGTGCGGCGGCGTCGACGCGACCGCCCGGCTCGGTGGCGGCGTCGTACCCGAGCATCATGTACGGGATGCCGGTGAGGGCTCGGCCTGCGGCGTGAAGAAGGCGCATGCGGGTGTCCTTTCGAGGTGGGAACTGCTGGAAGCGAGGGTACCGGCAGCACAGCGCCGCCGACACGAGTGTCGGCGGCGCTGTGGTGGTCGGACCGGCCGGGTCAGCGGGTGCGCTTGCTCCGCGGCTGCCAGACGACGAGCGCGTTGGTCCGGGGAACCGGAACCAGCTCGCCGTGGCGGGCGCGCGTGGCGTGCTCCAGTTGGTGGACGAGGTCGTCGACCCGCTTGTGCAGGGCCTCCACCTCGTCACTCAATTCGATGATCCGCTTGATGCCCGCGAGGTTGACGCCCTCGTCCTGCGAGAGACGCTGGATCTCGCGGAGCATCTCGACGTCGCGGTTCGAGTACCGGCGACCGCCGCCGCGCGTGCGCTGCGGGGTCACGAGCCCGAGCCGGTCGTACGTGCGGAGCGTCTGGGCGTGCATGCCCGCCAGTTCCGCCGCCACCGAGATCATGAACGTGGCCGCGTCCGCGACCTCGTCACTCCTGCGTCGTTCGTTGCCTGCCATGGGTCATTCACCGCCCCCATCCGGCGCGGGGGTCGAAGCCGCTTGCGCGTTCGGCCTCCGCGTACTGCTTCATCGCTGCGGTCGCAGCGTCGTCGAGCGAGGTCGGGACCGCCACCTTCACGGTGACGAGCAGGTCGCCCGAGCCGCCCGACCGCTTCGGAACGCCACGCCCCTTGAGGCGCAGCGTACGCCCGTCGGACGTCCCCGCCGGGATCTTGACGCCGACGGAGCCGTCGAGCGTCGGGACCGAGACGGTGGCTCCGAGGACCAGTTCGGAGATCGACACCGGCAGTTCGACGCGGAGGTCGTTGCCGCTGCGGGTGAAGACCTTGTCGGCCAGCACGTGAACCGTCACGTACAGATCGCCCGACGGCGCACCGCGCATGCCGGCCTCGCCCTGTCCGGCGAGGCGGATCCGTTGACCGTCTTCGACGCCCTGCGGGACGCGGACGTTGATGGTCCGCGGACGCACGGTGATGCCGGAGCCCTGGCAGTCGGGGCACTGGTCGTCGATCTTGGTGCCGGTGCCCTGGCAGTCGGGGCAGGGTTCGGAGAAGCCGAAGTGTCCCTGGCTGCGGTTGACGAAGGCGGTGCCGTTGCAGGTGGGGCAGGTGCGCGGGCTGGTGCCCGGCTTCGCCCCGCTGCCGTGGCAGTTGGTGCACGGGGAGGGGCTCGTGACGCGCAGTGTCACCTTGGATCCCTGGACCGCATCGCGGAAGGCGAGCGTGGTCTCGGTCTCGAGGTCGTTGCCGCGCCGCTGACGGGTGCCACCGCCCGCGGACCGGCCGCGTCCACCGAGGAGGTCGCCGAACAGGTCGCCCAGTCCGCCGCCCCCGCCGGCCGCACCACCGCCGCCGAAGAGGTCGCCGATGTCGAATCCGCCGGTGCTGCCACCGGAACCGCCGAAGCCGCCGCCCCCGAAACCGCCGTTGCCGCCGCGGAAGCGACCGCTGGCCATCAGGCTGCGGGCCTCGTCGTACTCCTTGCGCTTGCTCTCGTCGGCCAGCACGCTGTGTGCTTCCGACACCTTCTTGAATCGTTCCTCGGCCGCCTTGTCGCCCGGGTTGGCATCCGGGTGCAGCTCGCGGGCGAGCTTCCGGTAGGCCTTCTTGATCTGGTCGGCGGTGGCGTCGGAAGAAACGCCGAGGTCCGCGTAGAAATCGCGTTCCAGCCATTCACGCTGTACTGCCATCAGACGTCACCTCCTGAAAAAGTCTGTGGTTGTGATGTGCCGCTCCTGGTTTGAGGTGCACGGGTCCGCAGGTGTGTGAGTGCAGCGGCGACGGGGCCGCGGCGGGCGCGAACCCGTCCGCGGCCCCGCGCGCACATCACTGTTCCGGTGCGGGTGCCGGATCTGTGACCGTCACGACGGCGTGGCGGATCACCTTGTCGCCCAGGCGGTAGCCCACCTGGTAGACGTTGCCGATGACCGGAGTGTCGCCACTCCCGTCGTTCTGCACTGCTTCGTGGAGTTCGGGATCGAACGCCTCTCCCGGCTCCGCGAACTTCGCCAGCTTCTCCCCCGCCAGGACGTCGCCGAGCTTGTCGGCGAACGCCCGCAGCGGGCCCGTCTCGAGATCGCCGTGCGCGCGGGCACGGTCGAGGTCGTCGAGGATCGGCAGCAGCTTCTTGACGAGGATCTCCTTGCCGCGGTCGA is part of the Gordonia phthalatica genome and harbors:
- a CDS encoding ferredoxin, with product MAKIIADLNACQGYANCVVAADDVFDIDDDGKVVLLKIEVPENDRARVEEAARSCPVSALKVVDG
- the hcaB gene encoding 3-(cis-5,6-dihydroxycyclohexa-1,3-dien-1-yl)propanoate dehydrogenase, producing MTGWLQGRRALVVGAGSGIGRAVVDAFLSEGASVAILEKDEAKCQAVRDALPNVPVTCGDATTREANEAAVAATVDAFGGLDLLVNCVGIFDYYRGLSELDSEVLDEAFDEIFAVNVKSQLHSVKAALPALREADNASILLTESTSAYYPGRGGVLYVGSKFAVRGIVTSLAYELAPDIRVNGVAPGGTLNTDLRGLSSLGLHDRSLGSTPGREKELQARVPLAVALDGSDHAWSYVFLASDRSRGITGDVVHPDGGIAVKR
- a CDS encoding 3-phenylpropionate/cinnamic acid dioxygenase subunit beta; translated protein: MTTYYPIDGGRSQLGGYASTTVRAGATLPFDDARHLQAHRWLVDETYMLDEQRYTDWLGVLTDDIHYYMPVKVTTALGSGYDTAPGMAHFDENKYSLSRRIARFATEHAWTEDPPSRLRHHLGNVRTFATENEDELVVDSAMLLFRSRGDVREAAFVSAGREDLLRRVDGRWLLARRHIAVDESVLRMQNLAIFL
- a CDS encoding Rieske 2Fe-2S domain-containing protein, with amino-acid sequence MTDHSATFEAVRAGMIPAHIYNDKEIFELEKGRLFSRSWQFVAHESEIPDVGDYVVRRVLDDSFIVSRDSKGEVRAMFNMCLHRGMQVCRAEMGNASHFRCPYHGWSYRNDGRIIGLPFHQEAYGGEEGFAKKGQTLLPAPSIDSYNGLIFISLDPNAESLKDYLGDFAFYLDYYTKQSKGGLEMRGPQRWRIKANWKIGAENFAGDMYHTPQTHTSVVEIGLFREPKAEKRKDGNTYWAGNGGGTTYKLPPGSFEDSMRYVGYPDEMIERMKETWSPEQLKVIGENGFMVSAASIFPNISLVHNWPKVEEHSDEVLPFLTLRQWQPISENETEVLSWFVVDKDAPEEFKALSYKAYLMCFGSTGMFEQDDVENWVSLTNTAAGSMARRLHLNSRMGMKIDGSPVVPALGPDEFAGPGEAHVGYGEYNQRHLLERWVDYLEREPNEVDAVSIGGLVRGNVGGTTCDSPCGDATTEPTSNQEAVSR
- a CDS encoding DoxX family membrane protein; the protein is MRLLHAAGRALTGIPYMMLGYDAATEPGGRVDAAAPLLDQVRSVVPVPLDNDTIVRANGAAMVVGGAMVATGLGARTGAGLIAASLVPTTFAGHGFWEIDDPMQRKMQQVQFVKNMSLLGGALVILAGGRKD
- a CDS encoding heat shock protein transcriptional repressor HspR, with translation MAGNERRRSDEVADAATFMISVAAELAGMHAQTLRTYDRLGLVTPQRTRGGGRRYSNRDVEMLREIQRLSQDEGVNLAGIKRIIELSDEVEALHKRVDDLVHQLEHATRARHGELVPVPRTNALVVWQPRSKRTR
- the dnaJ gene encoding molecular chaperone DnaJ produces the protein MAVQREWLERDFYADLGVSSDATADQIKKAYRKLARELHPDANPGDKAAEERFKKVSEAHSVLADESKRKEYDEARSLMASGRFRGGNGGFGGGGFGGSGGSTGGFDIGDLFGGGGAAGGGGGLGDLFGDLLGGRGRSAGGGTRQRRGNDLETETTLAFRDAVQGSKVTLRVTSPSPCTNCHGSGAKPGTSPRTCPTCNGTAFVNRSQGHFGFSEPCPDCQGTGTKIDDQCPDCQGSGITVRPRTINVRVPQGVEDGQRIRLAGQGEAGMRGAPSGDLYVTVHVLADKVFTRSGNDLRVELPVSISELVLGATVSVPTLDGSVGVKIPAGTSDGRTLRLKGRGVPKRSGGSGDLLVTVKVAVPTSLDDAATAAMKQYAEAERASGFDPRAGWGR
- the grpE gene encoding nucleotide exchange factor GrpE; this encodes MTNPEENVDEPVTVTDNRRIDPETGEPRTAADAGHTDAGQDGGAADDAAAQPAGDEAVADETNGDQASNADAQVAELTEALQRERAQFNNFRRRSAEEQLQAVDRGKEILVKKLLPILDDLDRARAHGDLETGPLRAFADKLGDVLAGEKLAKFAEPGEAFDPELHEAVQNDGSGDTPVIGNVYQVGYRLGDKVIRHAVVTVTDPAPAPEQ